The segment GCAGTAATCGGTCTGGACCGTAGATCCCTGCCAATCTCAGAATGGACCCTGTTGCGGGACCTGTGGAGAATGTATTCCGAACAGCCTGTTCCGCCTGCAGGCAAATTTCCCCCGATTCAGTCTCCGGCTCGGTTGCCGATTGTTCATCGACCCAGGAGCCGTCGCTCACGCCATAGACCGAAGTGCTGGAGATATATAGGAATCGCTGACAACGGGGTTTAAGACGGGCTAACACATTCTGTAGCCCGTCGATGTAGACTTCTCTCTTACTGGGACCGGCCGCACGATCAAATCCGACCGCGTATAAAACCGTCCCGTATTCCTGTTGAGCGAGGGTATTCAGCGACTCCGGTTGGGTTACATCTCCGATTACCGGTGTCATGCCCTGCTGAGTGAATTGGTCGGCGTTATTCTGACTTCGAGTGAGAACATGAACGTCGCGATTTTCAGCCAGCCAGCGTGCCGCCACTCGTTTTCCCAAGTAACCGCATCCGATAATCAAGTCGGACATAAGAATGACTTTCCGGACCGAATTATCAGTTCTATTCAATGAGAGATGGTGAAAAGGAGCAAAGAGGGAATCGAACTCACGACTTCTGCTAACTTAATAGGGAGCTGGAGTCAGAGAACTTAATCTTTGAGCGGGGTGACACCCAGATCTTCGACCGTCAGTAATCGATCGTAAGAGAGACCGTTCTCTTCGAAGTTGGCTTGTCCCCCCTGCAGTCGGTCACAGATGCCAACCATCTTGACGACTTCCAGTCCGAAGTCCTGACAGCGCTGGGCCGCCAGCAGAGCGGAACCGCCAGTCGTGACGACGTCATCGATGACGACAACCTTCTGTCCTTTTTCGACGGGGCCTTCCAGATACTTCTGGGTGCCATGACCTTTCGCTTCTTTACGAACCATGAATCCGTCAAGCGAGCGTCCCTGTTCTGCGGCGACAGCCAGAACTCCACCGACGATAGGATCGGCACCGATGGCCATTCCACCGATGGCATCGAAATCGACATCTTTCAAGAGTTCCAGCAGACCAAACCCGACCTGACGCAGACCTTCGGAATGCAAGGTGATCTGTTTGCCGTCGAGGTAATAGTTCGATTTTTTACCGGAGACGAGAGTGAAGTCACCGAATTTGAGGGCTCGTTCTTTGAAGAGTTCAATCAAGCGATCACGGTCGTACATGAGAGCAGTTATTCCCGGGGAAAGAGGTGGATGACAGGTCAGTGGCACCTGACTCATTACATCGGGCCGGTACCACTTTGACCGATCTTACTCAACCTGTCCCCGCAGGAAAAGGAGCCGACAGGAATCCCTCCGTGGGATCACTGAATTTGCCCGATTTCTCGCTGCAATATCATGTTCTCCAAGCTCGTGTTCAGCCATTTCTTTCTTCTATTTTGTTTTGAATTGCAGGTCTGCGAAATCGAGGATTCCCTTCCAGTAGTCCAGCTCCAGCACATGTTTGGTATCCAACCGATACTGAGCCAGATTACCCACATTCTCGGCGGTGACGGGGCCTCCATTGATAATGCCGTCCCCTTTGATCCCTTCGGCTCCCAGAAATTTGTAAACCTGATCCGCTTCTCGAATTCCTTTGATTGAGCTGTCGTAGTTCGCCCACACATCTTTCAATCCAGAAGTCTCCATTAACGGACGTGGGGCCACGAGAGCGACGAGCAAATGTTGATCGAAGGGAATCTGTGCTTCATTGTCGTTGAACTGAGTAAAGGTATCGTTGAACCAGTGAGGGAAGACGTCGTTGATTCGTTTGACCGTCTCCTGGTCATTGTTACGGCTGAGAGCCATGCCGCCGGTGCCCGATTGGTGGGGAATGCATAAGGCGATTCGCTCATCAGTGGCCGCTGCCCACAAAGCCGTTTTTCCACGACGGGAATGACCCGTGACGGCGATGCACTCGGGATTCACTTGTTCGTCGGTAAGCAAGTAGTCGACGCATCGATGCAGTCCCCATGCCCAAGCCGCGATGGTTCCCCAGTGTGATTCAACAGGTCCTTTAATGTCTTTAAAGTGGGGATGAACGCCATCAGTGAAATCGTTTGTGTCGGGATCGATATTGTTGACATGACAGGTGGCGAATCCATAACCCCGATCAATTAAGTATTCCAGACACCAGTAATCGAGTTGGGCTCCGCGATCGCCCTTTTCTGGATTGTCACAGTAGCTATGCAGGTTGGTGGTCGGAAAGGTGAGAATGGCTTCGTCCGGAATGACGGTGTGGTTACCGCATTTATTCACAGCCAGAAAGACGGGTGATTTATGGTCGGGTTGATTAGGCAGGAACAGCGCGAGGTGAATCTGGGGCGCGTTTTCACTTTTCAATTGAGGGAAGGAGATCGCGATCTGTTTGAGAATCGCTTTGCCATTCAGAACTTCGGTCGGCGGGGCATCTTCAGTGAATTTAACCTCCACCTCTTCTGGACTATAACCATACATATAATGGGAGAACAGTTCGAGAAGTTCGGGTCGACGGATCTCATTCCATTCTTCAGGTGTCGTAATTTTTCGACCATCCAGCGTCACGAACGGATCCGGCAATTCCTTCTGCACGGGCAATTCCGAAACCGGGGGCAGATCGCCGGCGGAAGTGATTTGTGAGTCAATGGACATAATGGACATGCAGGAAAACAGGAAAAACAGAGACCGGTAATTCATCGATATTCGTACCTTGTGCTGGGTTCGTCGAGTTGTTCATATAGAAGGAAGCACGTTAGAGATCCTGCCGGAAATGCTCATCCGTCAGGGGCCCGTTTCAGTATACGAGTTTCAGTATAACCGAAGCGATGCCCTGCGTGAATGAGCCACTTCTCGGTCCCTGTCTGTTTTCCATCCGTTATTCTCAACGCGGAATTATTCTCAACACGGAATCTGAGTGAGGCCCCTTATGCTAAATTGTAATCTTCCGAACACTGTTGATTCTGTTTCCCGCCGACAATTTTTGCAAGCTTCTTCCGCAGCAGCACTCGGCGGCCTGGGCCTCTTCAGCCTGACTTCCTCTGCGCAGGCAGCCGATTACACCAAACCCGTTCCAGAAGCAGCTAACCTGACGCCGTACCTCAACAAGGACCGCATGCTCTTTCGTTGGAACGATGTCTCGCTGGGTGCCTATCGAACCGGACCTCAATTGAAGTACCCGTACTTCTATCCATTGAATGGCCTGCAGAGCGGACTTCCCTTGACGACAGAATCGGCTCTTCCTTATCCGCATCATCGTGGGTTATGGCTCGGTTGCGATCCGCTCAATGGGGGGAACTACTGGAGCGACGGTCCGGTGGAAGAGGGGCAAATTCAGTCGACGAACATCGAACTGAGTGGCAAACCGACCGAGACTTCGTTTTCATTCAAAAACAATTGCCGCTGGGTGGGCCCTAAGGATTCCAAACCGTTCTCCGACGAACGCGAATTCACCGTTTCGATTCTGGATGATCGCAGCTGGGCGATAGACGCAAAACTGGTTGTCAGTGCCGAAGAAGCAATTGAAATCAAACGGGCCAAACACTCTTTCTTCGCACTCCGATGTGCTCCCGATATTGCGCCGATGTATGGTGGTACGTTAATGAATTCCGAAGGAGGAACGGGAGCCGAGGGGACGTATGGAAAACCGGCGAAGTGGTGTGGATATCACGGCGCTCGCAAAGGAAACCCGGACATCGTGGAGGGAATTGCGATCATGAATCATCCCGAAAACTTCGGCGGTGACTGCCCCTGGTTTACTCGAGAATACGGACATCTTTCCCCTTCCCCCTTTGAGTTTTTGACCGAGCCTTATAAAATGAAAGTAGGCGAAAAACTTCTGTTACGCTATCGCGTCGTCATGCATACGGGAACACCTGAGGAATCGGGTTTGAATCAAATCTATGAAAACTGGATGCAGACTGCATAGACATCTCGATCTTCAATTCAAAAAGCCACTCTGATCTTACCTTGGCTCCAAGGCGTTTTATAAAATAGACAGCAAGTCTAATTTATTGTAGACAATATCAATTAACGGTAACTGCAACTGAAGTCTTCTTTCTCATTATTGATCGTCATAAATGCTTATTTCTTAAAGGACTTAAGTAGATGTTTGGTCTTGAGATCGGGCACTTCTTTAAAATCGGGTCGCCTTATTTCTAATAATTCTTAATAAAACCTGTGAACCTTCCCGATTTCTTGCGTTATATAGTCTGGGCTTTTTCCGCCCGGCAAACAGGAATGGAAATCTCGATTCGAAAAAGCGACTTCCGTTGGTTCTCACAGTCTCGACTGATGGTTTCCACTGTCGCGGTTCGTTCGGGTTCTTTCGTCTAACTTTTCTTACCTTTAGTTAATTCTGTTTGCGCTTCAGCCGGTTTGATTCGACATCCCTTTGCCTGTTCTGGCAAGACCGAATCAGACCTACTCAGTTCACGGTTCGCTTTCGCAGTCAAAATTCCATTCTCGCGTTGCGCCCCGCCGTTCTACCTACATGTCTTTACTGTTGGTTCCCGCCGTTCCGACAGCCAAGACGACGGAATTATCTGAGTCCCTCTCCCTTCGGAGAATAACTCGGAAGTCACTTCAGGAACGCACCTCTTAGTACGGAATGAATTACGTGTCAGGACGGGATCAGACGAAGTCATCCACCGTGGAGCCGGTTAAGACCCGTGCTTGTTGCCACCGGTGTTCGAGAAAACTAATCATTCACGGCACTCCTCGCAGCGGCGCCAAACTTGTCTGTCGGACATGTCGGCAGAAGGCAGAGGAGGAAGCCGCTTTCAAAATGCTGGGCGAAACCCAGGTCATTTCGGCTTCGAAGACCCAACCGATTCCGATTGCTTTTCGGAAGACTCGCCCCTCCAAGAAGGCTGTCCGTTCACAGTCACTGATAAAAGGACTGGAGAAACCTTTTCCTAAGGCGAAAACACGTCGGCGTTATCTGGGTACAACGATTTTCGTCGCCATGACGATGACGTTGCTGCCCCTGATCTACGTCAGTATGGTTTCCACCATAGGCTATGGGCTGTATCGTCTGGCGATCTCAAAATATCTGTTTGAGATGCTGCCGGTCACTCTGGCTCTGCCGGTCTACCTGACTTCCATCCTGATCGTGACCAGCTTAATAGCTCTTATGTTGAAACCGATCTGGGCCCCCCCTTCCCGTCGCAAGCGGCAACGTGCGCTTCGACCTG is part of the Polystyrenella longa genome and harbors:
- a CDS encoding DUF6807 domain-containing protein — its product is MLNCNLPNTVDSVSRRQFLQASSAAALGGLGLFSLTSSAQAADYTKPVPEAANLTPYLNKDRMLFRWNDVSLGAYRTGPQLKYPYFYPLNGLQSGLPLTTESALPYPHHRGLWLGCDPLNGGNYWSDGPVEEGQIQSTNIELSGKPTETSFSFKNNCRWVGPKDSKPFSDEREFTVSILDDRSWAIDAKLVVSAEEAIEIKRAKHSFFALRCAPDIAPMYGGTLMNSEGGTGAEGTYGKPAKWCGYHGARKGNPDIVEGIAIMNHPENFGGDCPWFTREYGHLSPSPFEFLTEPYKMKVGEKLLLRYRVVMHTGTPEESGLNQIYENWMQTA
- the pyrE gene encoding orotate phosphoribosyltransferase — translated: MYDRDRLIELFKERALKFGDFTLVSGKKSNYYLDGKQITLHSEGLRQVGFGLLELLKDVDFDAIGGMAIGADPIVGGVLAVAAEQGRSLDGFMVRKEAKGHGTQKYLEGPVEKGQKVVVIDDVVTTGGSALLAAQRCQDFGLEVVKMVGICDRLQGGQANFEENGLSYDRLLTVEDLGVTPLKD
- a CDS encoding glucuronyl esterase domain-containing protein, which gives rise to MNYRSLFFLFSCMSIMSIDSQITSAGDLPPVSELPVQKELPDPFVTLDGRKITTPEEWNEIRRPELLELFSHYMYGYSPEEVEVKFTEDAPPTEVLNGKAILKQIAISFPQLKSENAPQIHLALFLPNQPDHKSPVFLAVNKCGNHTVIPDEAILTFPTTNLHSYCDNPEKGDRGAQLDYWCLEYLIDRGYGFATCHVNNIDPDTNDFTDGVHPHFKDIKGPVESHWGTIAAWAWGLHRCVDYLLTDEQVNPECIAVTGHSRRGKTALWAAATDERIALCIPHQSGTGGMALSRNNDQETVKRINDVFPHWFNDTFTQFNDNEAQIPFDQHLLVALVAPRPLMETSGLKDVWANYDSSIKGIREADQVYKFLGAEGIKGDGIINGGPVTAENVGNLAQYRLDTKHVLELDYWKGILDFADLQFKTK
- a CDS encoding SDR family oxidoreductase, which gives rise to MSDLIIGCGYLGKRVAARWLAENRDVHVLTRSQNNADQFTQQGMTPVIGDVTQPESLNTLAQQEYGTVLYAVGFDRAAGPSKREVYIDGLQNVLARLKPRCQRFLYISSTSVYGVSDGSWVDEQSATEPETESGEICLQAEQAVRNTFSTGPATGSILRLAGIYGPDRLLRRIEMLRNDDPIPGNPESWLNLIHVEDAARVALAVEKQRNPASLYLVCDNQPPTREEYYRELARLVNAPEPRFDDDTPAKRTRGLNKRCRNQFVKESLPFQFDYPTYQTGLQTAVEQTDGLD